A genomic segment from Juglans regia cultivar Chandler chromosome 14, Walnut 2.0, whole genome shotgun sequence encodes:
- the LOC109000664 gene encoding uncharacterized protein LOC109000664 has translation MQSLKRLIPQASSSRAAILCDQILRHHENIFHLPSLHLAQRSSIRFLDIYQLGNKAAIEKERARLADEMNRGYFADISELKKHGGKISMANKIIIPAMAAVKFPDIEVNYSGNKTWKLPITFNRDIVDAEKAAIPKATLLCLSFGANSQAMIDSWSGPFLGAYSDSKDVQLYEVSFIDSWFLCRNPIKQLLLRIMKKSNYEGKDTLQKQIVYSFGDHYYFRKELKILNLLAGYIFLLDKFGRIRWQGFGVATEEELSSLLSCTSLLLEEK, from the exons ATGCAGAGTTTGAAGCGATTGATACCCCAGGCTTCATCAAGCCGGGCTGCGATTCTTTGTGATCAGATTTTGAGGCACCATGAGAATATCTTTCATCTTCCTTCACTGCATTTAGCTCAAAGGTCCTCCATTCGCTTTCTCGACATTTACCAG CTGGGAAACAAGGCGGCTATCGAGAAAGAGCGTGCTCGTCT TGCCGATGAGATGAACAGGGGATACTTTGCCGATATTTCGGAGCTCAAGAAACATGGTGGGAAG ATTTCTATggcaaataaaattataattcctGCAATGGCAGCCGTGAAGTTTCCTGACATAGAAGTGAACTACTCTGGTAATAAAACATGGAAGCTGCCTATCACTTTCAATAGAGATATTGTTGATGCTGAAAAAGCAGCTATTCCAAAGGCAACATTGCTATGTCTTTCATTCGGTGCAAACTCCCAG GCAATGATTGATTCTTGGAGTGGGCCTTTTCTAGGTGCTTACAGTGATTCAAAAGATGTTCAGCTATACGAG GTGTCCTTCATAGACTCGTGGTTCTTATGCCGGAACCCTATTAAGCAGCTGCTTCTTCGgataatgaaaaaatctaattatgaAGGGAAGGATACACTTCAGAAGCAGATTGTATATTCATTTGGTGACCATTATTACTTCcgaaaagaattaaaaattctGAACCTTCTCGCTGG GTATATTTTTCTGCTGGACAAATTTGGTAGAATAAGATGGCAAGGCTTTGGTGTGGCAACAGAAGAGGAGCTGTCATCCCTTCTTTCTTGCACATCACttcttttggaagaaaaatga